A window of the Proteus terrae subsp. cibarius genome harbors these coding sequences:
- the rpoH gene encoding RNA polymerase sigma factor RpoH: MTKEMQSLALVPQGSIEAYIRAANSYPMLTAEEEKELAERLHYDGDLDAARTLILSHLRFVIHVARSYSGYGLPQADLIQEGNIGLMKAVRRFNPEVGVRLVSFAVHWIKAEIHEYVLRNWRIVKVATTKSQRKLFFNLRKNKKRLGWFNQDEVELVARELGVSESDVREMESRMSAQDMAFDMTADDSDDSHPIAPVLFLEDKSSDFADGIEEDNWDNHATDKLTSAIETLDERSQDIIRARWLDDDNKSTLQDLATKYGVSAERVRQLEKNAMKKLRLAIED; this comes from the coding sequence ATGACAAAAGAAATGCAATCCTTAGCATTGGTTCCGCAAGGCAGCATCGAAGCGTATATACGTGCAGCCAATTCCTATCCGATGTTAACCGCAGAGGAAGAAAAGGAACTCGCTGAACGGCTGCATTACGATGGTGACTTGGATGCGGCAAGAACGCTTATCCTTTCACATCTGCGCTTCGTTATTCATGTTGCTCGCAGCTATTCAGGTTATGGCTTACCACAAGCTGATCTTATCCAAGAAGGTAATATTGGCTTGATGAAAGCGGTTCGTCGTTTTAACCCAGAAGTGGGAGTTCGACTGGTCTCTTTTGCTGTGCATTGGATCAAAGCTGAAATTCACGAATATGTGCTACGTAACTGGCGTATCGTGAAAGTGGCGACTACAAAGTCACAACGTAAACTGTTTTTTAATCTGCGAAAAAATAAAAAGCGTTTAGGTTGGTTTAATCAAGATGAAGTAGAACTTGTTGCAAGAGAGTTAGGCGTATCAGAAAGTGATGTCCGAGAAATGGAATCACGAATGTCAGCTCAAGATATGGCATTTGATATGACTGCTGATGATAGTGATGATTCACATCCTATCGCCCCTGTACTCTTCTTAGAAGATAAGTCTTCTGACTTTGCCGATGGCATTGAAGAAGATAACTGGGATAATCATGCAACGGATAAACTAACGTCAGCAATTGAAACTCTTGATGAACGTAGCCAAGATATTATTCGTGCTCGTTGGCTAGATGATGATAACAAATCGACATTGCAAGACTTGGCGACAAAATACGGTGTTTCTGCTGAACGTGTTCGCCAATTAGAAAAAAATGCGATGAAGAAATTGCGTTTAGCGATTGAAGATTAA
- a CDS encoding glycerate kinase, whose translation MKIVIAPDSFKESLSAKDVAMAIKQGFSRYLPNAQYCCIPMADGGEGTVTSLVDATQGRFISTPVCSPLGKQVTAIWGLLGDNTTAVIEMAQASGLHLISSSQRDPNLTTSYGTGELINAALEMGVKKIILGLGGSATNDAGAGMMQALGLGLKDKFGTSLPFGGLALAQLHSIDITTLNPKLKNIEIEIACDVTNPLCGEKGASAIFGPQKGATKDDIAQLDNALHHFGTYLEKMTQRSLINIAGSGAAGGLALPLLAFTQATLSQGVELVANAVELEKQLIDADLVITGEGRMDSQSAQGKTPTGVALLAKKYHLPVIALVGGYLPDYDVVHQQGIDAVFSIVPGVSTLADALHNAQKNLSETAYNVARLYTTRHTSSCSVVDYTHSH comes from the coding sequence GTGAAAATAGTTATCGCCCCTGATTCTTTTAAAGAAAGTTTAAGTGCGAAAGATGTTGCGATGGCAATAAAACAGGGTTTTTCACGTTATTTACCCAATGCGCAATATTGTTGTATTCCTATGGCGGATGGTGGCGAAGGAACGGTGACATCGCTGGTGGATGCAACGCAAGGCCGTTTTATATCGACACCAGTGTGTTCGCCGTTAGGTAAACAAGTAACTGCAATTTGGGGGCTTTTAGGGGATAACACCACTGCCGTGATTGAAATGGCACAAGCTTCTGGTCTTCATCTTATTTCTTCATCTCAACGCGATCCCAATTTAACGACCAGTTATGGTACGGGTGAATTAATTAATGCTGCACTTGAAATGGGTGTTAAAAAAATCATATTGGGATTAGGTGGCAGTGCCACAAATGATGCAGGTGCAGGAATGATGCAAGCGCTCGGTCTAGGCCTTAAAGATAAGTTTGGCACATCTTTGCCTTTTGGTGGACTGGCATTAGCACAACTTCACTCTATTGATATCACGACTCTTAATCCTAAACTAAAAAATATTGAAATTGAGATTGCCTGCGATGTAACAAATCCGTTGTGTGGAGAAAAAGGGGCATCCGCTATTTTTGGTCCTCAAAAAGGAGCGACCAAAGACGATATTGCGCAACTTGATAATGCATTACACCATTTTGGTACTTATCTTGAGAAAATGACGCAACGTAGCCTTATCAATATTGCAGGAAGTGGTGCGGCAGGAGGATTAGCTTTACCTTTGCTTGCATTTACGCAAGCAACACTTTCGCAAGGTGTTGAATTGGTAGCTAACGCTGTTGAATTAGAAAAACAGTTAATTGATGCGGATTTGGTAATAACGGGTGAAGGTCGAATGGATAGCCAATCGGCACAAGGTAAAACGCCAACAGGCGTTGCTTTGCTCGCAAAAAAATATCACCTTCCCGTTATTGCTTTGGTCGGTGGCTATTTACCTGATTATGATGTAGTTCATCAGCAGGGTATTGATGCTGTTTTTTCTATTGTACCGGGTGTTTCTACACTGGCTGATGCACTTCATAATGCGCAAAAGAATTTGAGTGAGACGGCTTATAATGTGGCTAGACTTTATACTACTCGTCATACTTCAAGTTGTAGCGTTGTTGACTACACTCACTCGCACTAG
- the panM gene encoding aspartate 1-decarboxylase autocleavage activator PanM yields the protein MKLTIEKLTQFSEQDRIDLGKIWQDARYQSALKNEINNENILFVARFNERLLAACWVKLSGEKAVITDFMVREVTRRRGVGHYLLTQCLSAYPDIHHWQAIGLSAEESGYDIAHAFLAHHQFSASPQDRIYTLTI from the coding sequence ATGAAACTGACCATTGAAAAACTGACGCAATTTTCTGAACAAGACCGTATTGATTTAGGGAAAATTTGGCAGGATGCACGTTATCAATCAGCCCTAAAAAACGAGATCAACAACGAGAATATACTCTTTGTGGCGAGATTTAATGAGCGATTATTAGCTGCCTGTTGGGTTAAATTATCAGGTGAAAAAGCGGTGATCACAGATTTTATGGTGAGAGAGGTTACTCGTCGTCGCGGTGTTGGGCATTATTTACTGACACAATGCTTATCTGCTTATCCTGATATTCACCATTGGCAGGCAATAGGCTTATCAGCGGAAGAAAGCGGGTATGATATTGCACATGCTTTTTTAGCACATCATCAATTTAGTGCATCACCACAAGATCGTATTTACACCCTAACTATTTGA
- a CDS encoding MFS transporter, giving the protein MKLSIRSLFYLICFSALLGSLAQNIYTPVLPLIQQQFNTTLSLVNLTVSAFTFAMAVMQLFYGSLIDKWGRKPVLLSGLAISIVGALGCVWSDSINLLIFWRVIQAIGIATIPVVAATILGDLYQGNDRAKAMGSYQMLLALAPACGPLLGGYLAQHYQYQGIFIFLAVVGAILLITHLFYLPETRPEQKETFKSLSAMQQVLTAPAGKSVFVMSFMVFYNYFCLLVFLPLIAFHLYQLNSTEIGGLYVPMSIALILGSYLYRKVCHLFSVEYGVIFTSCINLIMLALFALFWQISLPVMLSLTVLYGLSLGLTMPTHTTLLASYFGSMRATAMGIYNFIRYCGMAAGPMISVYFVTDNNYEYVFYSCVIFTSLALCFTIKTLMSSLKEKKQAAN; this is encoded by the coding sequence ATGAAATTATCAATCCGCAGTTTGTTTTATCTCATTTGTTTTAGCGCACTATTAGGCTCTTTAGCACAAAATATTTATACCCCTGTACTTCCCTTGATCCAACAGCAATTTAATACCACGTTATCACTGGTTAATTTAACGGTATCTGCATTTACTTTTGCGATGGCTGTTATGCAACTATTTTATGGTTCATTGATTGATAAATGGGGAAGAAAACCGGTTTTACTCAGTGGATTAGCAATTTCTATTGTCGGTGCATTGGGTTGTGTTTGGTCTGACTCTATAAACTTATTAATTTTTTGGCGTGTGATCCAAGCTATTGGTATCGCCACTATTCCCGTGGTTGCCGCTACTATTCTTGGCGATCTTTATCAAGGAAACGATCGCGCTAAAGCAATGGGATCGTATCAAATGCTATTAGCGTTAGCGCCTGCCTGTGGCCCTTTATTAGGAGGATATTTAGCACAACACTATCAATACCAAGGTATTTTTATTTTCTTGGCGGTTGTCGGTGCCATATTACTTATTACTCATCTCTTTTATTTACCTGAAACACGTCCTGAACAGAAGGAAACCTTTAAAAGCTTATCTGCAATGCAACAAGTACTCACCGCGCCTGCGGGTAAATCTGTGTTTGTCATGAGTTTTATGGTGTTTTATAACTATTTTTGCCTTTTGGTATTTTTACCTTTGATTGCCTTTCATCTCTATCAGTTAAACAGTACTGAAATTGGTGGATTATATGTACCAATGTCGATTGCGCTTATTTTAGGTAGCTATCTCTATCGTAAAGTTTGCCATCTATTTAGTGTTGAATATGGAGTGATATTCACCTCTTGTATCAATTTGATTATGTTGGCGTTATTTGCACTATTTTGGCAAATCTCATTACCTGTCATGCTTAGCTTAACTGTGTTATATGGGCTTTCTTTAGGCTTAACCATGCCAACACACACGACATTATTAGCAAGTTATTTTGGCTCGATGAGAGCAACTGCAATGGGGATTTATAACTTTATTCGTTATTGTGGAATGGCTGCTGGCCCTATGATTTCGGTCTATTTTGTGACTGACAATAATTATGAGTACGTCTTTTACTCTTGTGTGATCTTCACGAGTTTGGCATTGTGTTTCACCATTAAGACCTTAATGTCTTCATTAAAAGAAAAAAAACAAGCTGCAAACTAA
- a CDS encoding MarR family winged helix-turn-helix transcriptional regulator, translating into MTKENVTIQDLLKGLSDFLHLKDERADSNHKKVLEENGLDNYSLTELHVIHCIGEESMRNLTTISEYMSMTRGAVSKICSRLQKKGAIEKIKLADNQKEIFFILTAEGERLFHAHEVLHQQSQAKWSALFEQYDQQERMAIKRFLADVVGRFRRS; encoded by the coding sequence ATGACAAAAGAAAATGTCACAATACAAGATTTACTAAAAGGGTTAAGTGATTTTTTACATCTTAAAGATGAGCGTGCTGATAGTAACCATAAAAAAGTATTAGAAGAGAATGGGTTAGATAATTATTCACTTACAGAATTGCATGTGATCCATTGTATTGGTGAAGAGAGTATGAGAAATCTCACAACCATCAGTGAATATATGTCTATGACACGAGGGGCTGTCTCAAAAATTTGTAGTCGGCTACAAAAGAAGGGAGCTATTGAAAAAATAAAGTTGGCAGATAATCAAAAAGAAATATTTTTTATCTTAACAGCTGAGGGAGAGCGTCTTTTTCATGCTCATGAGGTGTTACATCAACAATCTCAAGCAAAATGGTCTGCGTTATTTGAGCAATATGACCAGCAGGAGCGGATGGCAATTAAACGCTTTCTGGCCGATGTTGTGGGTCGTTTTCGCCGTTCGTAA
- the loiP gene encoding metalloprotease LoiP, with protein sequence MKIKLLATVMVSAALLSGCQNLNTDMLTKSGTQLFQAATLSDDDIKALTNDACKEMDAQNKVAPANSTYTKRLNNIAKALGNEVNGTPVNYKVYMTKDVNAWAMANGCVRVYSGLMDMMTDNEVEGVLGHEMGHVALGHTRKAIQVAHATVAARTAAASAGGVAAKLSSSQLAEMGEKLVNAQFSQHQETEADNFSYDLLTKRGVNTAGLVTGFEKLAKLGGGDSSMFDSHPPSKERADNIRNRIAKDKK encoded by the coding sequence ATGAAAATTAAATTACTTGCTACAGTGATGGTATCAGCGGCACTACTCTCAGGTTGTCAAAACCTCAATACCGATATGCTGACAAAATCAGGGACCCAACTTTTCCAAGCAGCGACATTAAGCGACGATGATATCAAAGCGCTAACGAATGATGCTTGTAAAGAGATGGATGCTCAAAATAAAGTTGCACCTGCAAATAGTACTTATACTAAACGCTTAAATAACATCGCTAAAGCGTTAGGTAATGAAGTTAATGGCACCCCTGTCAATTACAAAGTTTACATGACTAAAGATGTAAACGCATGGGCTATGGCTAACGGCTGTGTCCGCGTTTATAGTGGCTTAATGGATATGATGACTGATAACGAAGTTGAAGGCGTTTTAGGTCATGAAATGGGTCACGTTGCTTTAGGTCATACTCGTAAAGCCATCCAAGTTGCACATGCAACGGTTGCAGCTCGTACAGCGGCGGCATCTGCAGGTGGTGTAGCTGCAAAATTAAGCAGCTCCCAGTTAGCTGAAATGGGCGAAAAGCTGGTTAATGCTCAGTTCTCTCAACATCAAGAAACTGAAGCGGATAATTTCTCTTATGATTTGCTAACAAAACGTGGTGTTAATACAGCAGGATTGGTTACAGGCTTTGAGAAGCTCGCTAAATTAGGTGGCGGTGATTCAAGTATGTTTGATTCTCATCCACCATCAAAAGAGCGTGCGGATAATATCCGTAATCGCATCGCTAAAGATAAAAAATAA